A genomic stretch from Patagioenas fasciata isolate bPatFas1 chromosome 8, bPatFas1.hap1, whole genome shotgun sequence includes:
- the LOC136104448 gene encoding DPY30 domain-containing protein 1-like, with amino-acid sequence MESQYLKRCLGSCLKKGLAEVVEHRPADPIEYLAHWIYNYKRTLDEEKKRMLERIELEQEREAALAELEMLRKMKEEELMIQKKLEEERQAQLEQEREKLKRQKEEEEMLLQQEDQEENEEMIAELTDRPGAPNLTTVEEVDENGQFESTTDLMAESEQESPN; translated from the exons ATGGAGTCTCAGTATCTGAAGAGATGCCTGGGAAGTTGCTTGAAAAAGGGTCTGGCAGAGGTTGTAGAGCATCGACCAGCAGATCCAATAGAGTATCTGGCACATTGGATTTACAATTACAAAAGAACCTtagatgaagaaaaaaag AGAATGTTGGAGAGGATTGAGCTGGAACAAGAACGGGAGGCGGCCCTGGCAGAACTTGAAAtgttaagaaaaatgaaagaagaagaaCTAATGATCCAGAAGAAACTTGAAGAAGAACGTCAG GCTCAGTTGGAACAAGAACGTGAGAAATTGAAAAGgcagaaggaagaagaggaaatgcTGTTGCAGCAGGAAGATCAAGAG GAAAATGAGGAGATGATAGCTGAACTTACAGATAGGCCTGGAGCGCCTAATTTGACCACAGTTGAGGAAGTAGATGAGAACGGACAGTTTGAG agTACAACAGATCTCATGGCAGAATCAGAACAAGAAAGTCCCAACTGA
- the EXOSC3 gene encoding exosome complex component RRP40, which yields MAALVAEECVGQVVLPGDVLLLPAHPDEDAERLRLSTGAAPRGRLLCGPGLRRCEAGLLVTKCGLLRHRQAGGGAAAAGGAYWVDSQQKRYVPVKGDHVIGIVTAKAGDLFKLDVGGSEQASLSYLAFEGATKRNRPNVQVGDLIYGQFLVANKDMEPEMVCIDSSGRSSGMGIIGQDGFLFKVSLGLIRKLLAPKCEIIQELSQLYPFELVLGMNGRIWVKAKTVQQTLIIVNILEACEYMTAEQRKQAFAKLSGN from the exons ATGGCGGCGCTGGTAGCGGAGGAGTGTGTGGGGCAGGTGGTGCTGCCCGGGGACGTGCTGCTCCTTCCCGCTCACCCCGACGAGGACGCGGAGCGGCTGCGGCTGAGCACCGGAGCAGCGCCACGGGGCCGGCTGCTCTGTGGGCCGGGCCTGCGGCGGTGCGAGGCCGGGCTGCTGGTGACCAAGTGCGGGCTGCTGCGGCACCGccaggcgggcggcggggcggcggcggcgggaggcgcctACTGGGTGGACTCGCAGCAGAAGCGG TATGTGCCGGTGAAGGGCGACCACGTAATCGGAATAGTGACGGCCAAGGCGGGAGATCTGTTCAAGCTGGACGTCGGGGGCAGCGAGCAGGCGTCCCTGTCCTACCTGGCCTTTGAAGGCGCCACGAAGAGGAACAGGCCAAATGTGCAG GTGGGAGATCTTATTTATGGTCAATTCCTTGTAGCAAATAAAGACATGGAACCAGAGATGGTCTGTATAGACAGCAGTGGAAGATCAAGTGGGATGGGAATAATTGGACAAGATGGCTTCCTGTTTAAAGTTTCCTTAGGTCTAATAAGAAA ACTTTTGGCTCCCAAATGTGAAATAATTCAAGAGTTGTCACAATTGTATCCATTTGAGCTGGTGCTGGGAATGAATGGAAGAATATGGGTAAAAGCAAAAACAGTTCAACAGACTTTAATTATAGTAAATATTTTGGAAGCCTGTGAGTATATGACtgcagaacagagaaaacaagcGTTTGCCAAGTTGTCAGGGAATTGA